In Kwoniella bestiolae CBS 10118 chromosome 7, complete sequence, the sequence GTTCGGTCGCACAATCTGATTGTCTTTCTGCGCTACCTTTCACCTCTCATACTGCTAGTGCTATTTCTTCTGCTATACTCCTGCAAGACTTTGGAATGGATGTGTGTTTGGGAATGAGATTAACAACAATACATGTAGGAACACTCCCAAAAATCGTATAAACTGTTGATCTATCGGCCTTTCTGTCGTGTAGAGTAATCTATGTGAGTGGTATTCAGTCAGCAAGCGTTCTCATGAGAACTATGACTCCTAAATAAATTCTACTTACCTCGAGGTGACACGACCAGACCACGACCTTTTGATGCTCCTCGATAGACAGTCTCGATGATGTCAATCAACTGCGATGGGCATCAGCAAGATGAACAACAAGGACTGAAGGATCATGTGTcaaatcgactcacctcttgcTTGTCAGTGATTGCCCAGTTTCTACCACGGCACGTTGATCAGCGAAGGTCTACCTCAATGTGGTTTATAGAAATCGGAAACGATCTGACTCACATCTTGTTGTTATCACCTGTACCCAAATCTATCATGATATGTTTGTTTCTGTGTGGACACGAGAACTAATCAGTTCGATGCGGATTTTGGGTTAAATGGGAGTGTATGAGAAGCCAAGGGATCCAAAAAAGCTCTGCTCCAATCTTGATAAAGCCCATTCTATTCTTAATAACTCTCGCTATATGGACATTCTTCCCTTCGCCCTCTCAACCGTTCTCTTTCCGAAGACCTTCTTAGATTTGACCTCacgaaagatgaagaaacTCACCGGTAGAAGAACATGAGGGAAGAATTATCGTACAACTCGTACATCTTGTTGAAATCGGGTACTTCCGTGATATCGACCAAATAGATGACAGCGAAATTCTGCACCTTTTCTGATACTCCATATAGAGTTTCATCCAAGGCCATACATTCTTCGTCATGATCGTGACCAAATCTAATACAGACCActcgatcttcttctactAAAATAGCTTGGTCGACATGCCAGCCGGAATGGAGACTGGATGTTTATCGAGGTGCAAGGGGTAAGTGGTAGACGGTGACGATTCAGATGTGTTAAAGGGAGCAGGAACAATGAGAGACTTGTCAGCGCATCCTTACGAGCATCGGTGAGTGCAGGCGCGGATCGACAGCATGCTAAGGGCTGCTGATGGCCCAAGAAGTGGAGAGACTCACTGGGTCATAAAGTACGACATGGTGAACGAGTCGACTCTGGGGCCTCGGACTAAAGTAAAATTGAGTTGGCGGGTGGTTTGCGAGGTAGAAGGAATAGGATTCGCTGGGGCTGAGAGAGCCGTCTATGATGTTTTTAATTTTTATCTCGAATTCTGATCTATatgcaatgatgatgaacaacaacaacaactcGACATTGTAGCAGATAATTAGGTTAATTAGGTTAATTGGTGATTGGGTGGCAACAGTGAGAGATCACGTGACAAGAAAAGCGAGCACAGCTGTGGTGTTACGTAAGCTGAATAGGTGACATAAACAAACGACATAAACACACTTTCTCCACCCACTCCTCATCTTGACAACCACCTTCTTGAACATCATCACTACATACATTCCTCACAACACAatacatcatatatcatacacAGGTACACCATACATCGCTGATACCATGCTGTCAGTCTCTCCAAGGCAGCCGCCCGATAATCCCCTTTTCACCCTCACCGACACTCCTACAAACAATATCGATGTCACAGGAATAGAAgccgatgatgaggaggatacttcagatgatgataaagGTGTCTTCTTAGGCAATCATCGACCGGATGAATTGCATCTCATCGCTaaattatcagcatcaacccCATGCAGCTCCTCACCCGTGATCCGTCGagtcaagaagagggattcAAGGGAATTTATGAGGCGGAAGACCTTGCTTCTATCACCAATAACTAAACCGAAACCAATCACACGATCAGTCCTGACGGAACGACAGATAGAGCCTGATTATTATAACGATTCAGAGTCTTCAACATCGTCACCTTCCAAACATCCTCAATGTGCATGTTCAACGCCCATGAAATCTCATGATGCGTCAGATCTCACCCTCGATTTCGCTGgattcaacctctcttcccctcaacgATCTGCTAGTCCCTTACCTTCGCAAGAAGAATCAGCTGGAAGCGACAAAGAGAATATACCTGTGTCCGAACCAGGCTCCAACCAGGAGAAGGAACTAAGGGCAGAAGAAGTCATCGTAATAGGTCAAGAAGGTAGCTCGGAAGGATCagaagatggtgagtgattgcATCATCCTGCGAATTCCTTGCTGACTCCCTTCATAGAAACGACCCAACTCGATATGGGTGGTTTACGGCTATCCGATTTCTCCGATCCAGAGACTGGCTTTGAGAACAGTCAATCGCTGGAACCTGCTCAATCCGACAATGACAGTGATACAAACCATCAACGTAGCCCAAGTCCTGTGCTAGATCTACTGCCAGATGGAGATACTTCATCCAACCTTGACTCACCCCTACCAATCGCTAGAGCTGGGCCCGTCGTCATCCCAGTactctcatcccatcacttCGCTCCTATTAGGGCCGAATCTGGATCCCCTTGTCGCACCtttcctcccccacctctcatacccatcatggAACCATTCGAGGACAAAATCCACTTGACTCAGAGCGATAGTCCAGCTAGTCTTGAGAGTGTCTCCGAACCGACACGGTTATCTCACATAacttccaccccttctcaacctgctcCCTTGCCCCCTCCCGAATTGGTGGAAAGAGGCGCCCAATTACTAAGGGATTCGACCACCATAAAGCCTCTGACAAGCGCGAATCTTCCCAGCAAATCCGCTTCCCGTGCCCAAGCCATCCGTGGTCAGCTGAATACCGCTCTGTCAAACAGAATGAGGGCCTTGGGTCCACCTCAGCGATCAGTCTCCACATCGTCTGCAAATAGCTCCTCCTCGACAACCTCGAAGCTGTCCagctcttcatcctccactgCTAGAGCAGGAATGCCCCTTAAATCATCTAAGACTGCTGCAGCACCTACCAAATCGTCGAGTGTCTCGAAGAGTATTGCACCTGTGCAGAAGAAGCACACCGTGGTACCACTCGcttcatcaacaaccaaGACACTCCCAACGACCAAAGCCGTTCCTCGTCCAGCGCTCGTAGCGAAACGAACGCTTCCGGCTATTTCGAAAACAATCAACAAATCTTCAGATCCGCTGAAAGCCTCGACGTCATCGtccatccctctcaaaaGACCTGCACCTGCGTCCTCCGTTGCCAGATCTACAAACGTAAACACCTCCGTTATCGCTTCCTCACTGCCAACGGCATCTCGATTTACTTCGGCTCCGTCTACTCGACCTACGCTTGGCCAGCCATCCCGAAATCTTCATTTCAACCCAAATCACCAGCCAATGCCATTACAGGCAGCTCCCGTTTTTTCTGTGGGTGTGGTCGGAGACACACAGGTTCTAGCAAGATCAGGTTTCCGCTCACCTGCTAAAGCGGGTCTCATGAAGAAATCACTGGTAGAAAAAGGCACTCCGAGAAAGGTGAGTA encodes:
- a CDS encoding thioredoxin-like protein 4A — its product is MSYFMTHLHSGWHVDQAILVEEDRVVCIRFGHDHDEECMALDETLYGVSEKVQNFAVIYLVDITEVPDFNKMYELYDNSSLMFFYRNKHIMIDLGTGDNNKINWAITDKQELIDIIETVYRGASKGRGLVVSPRDYSTRQKGR